The Planctomycetota bacterium genome contains the following window.
TTCCCAGGCGGACTCGACGAGCGCGAGCGCCCGATCGAGCCGGCCGTCGTGGTTCACGCCGATCTCGGCAATGACGAGCGTCGGGTGGCCTTGGCCGACCGATCGGCCGTTGATCGTGATCGACGAGGCGTCGTCGACGCGCGTGGAGGCGAGGCGGAGCATTGTGTCTGACATCGGCAACCTCGGCGGTTTGTGTTATGCGGCAAGACGCACGGCCGGCTGGCCAAAGCCCTGTTGTCGCAGGATCGCCTCGGCCAGGGCGAGGTCGCGATCGACGTCGACCTCGACCACGTCGCCCGACGGCACCGTGATGCCGCGGCGGTCGTTGCCGAACATGGCGTGTGGGTCGTCTCGTCGCTCTCGGCCGAGTTCGAGGCTTTGCCGGCTCATGACGAGCCCGCCGCCGTCGTGGAGGAAGAGTGGCTCGAGTTCCTGACGCCTGTGGATGGAGCCTGGCACGCAGGCCTCGACCTTGCCGTCGTCGGCGAGGCGTGCCATCCACGTCGGGTGCCACTTGCCCACCGGCTGAAACGTGCGGATCGAGCAACAGTCGGTGCCGCGAAGCATCTCGACGCAGCGGTCCGTGACGTCCGTCGGTCGGACCGGCACGTTGCCGTACAGCGACGCGATCGCGTCCGCCCGAAAGCTGCCGCGACGTTCGACTTCGTCCAGGGCGTGCAGCAAGGCGTCCTGCACGCTCGCGTCGTCACCGGCGAGATCGGCGGGTCGCTGGATCGTGGTCAGGCCGGCCTCGCGGGCGAGCTGTTTGATCTGCGGGCAATCGGTCGAAACGACGACACGCGTCAGCGAGCGGCTGCGCTTGACGTGCTCGAACGTGTAGCTGATGAGCGGCCGACCTAGCAGCGGGCGAAGGTGCTTGTTTGCCAGGCCCTTGCTGCCGGCGCGGGCGAGGATGACTCCGAGGGTCGAGAACGGCTTCATGCGGCTTGTTTGGCTGGGGTGACGACGCGTCCCATCGTGGGTCGCTCGGTGCGGTTCAATGGGGCGGCGGCCAGGCCGAGCACATCGTCGGCGGGCGAGAGGTTCAGGGCGTCTGGTCCACGCACGACGGCCGAGCCGGCGGCGCGGAGCCACTGGTCGTACCACGCCTCCATCTCCGCGACGTTTGCCGCAAGCTTGACGAAGGTCGGC
Protein-coding sequences here:
- a CDS encoding NTP transferase domain-containing protein, with translation MKPFSTLGVILARAGSKGLANKHLRPLLGRPLISYTFEHVKRSRSLTRVVVSTDCPQIKQLAREAGLTTIQRPADLAGDDASVQDALLHALDEVERRGSFRADAIASLYGNVPVRPTDVTDRCVEMLRGTDCCSIRTFQPVGKWHPTWMARLADDGKVEACVPGSIHRRQELEPLFLHDGGGLVMSRQSLELGRERRDDPHAMFGNDRRGITVPSGDVVEVDVDRDLALAEAILRQQGFGQPAVRLAA